The following DNA comes from Dreissena polymorpha isolate Duluth1 unplaced genomic scaffold, UMN_Dpol_1.0 chrUn075, whole genome shotgun sequence.
CAAGCCTCTTCCAAAAGTGATGTTGACAAATGCATCAGGCTTAGGGACGAATTGAAACAACTTCGTAACGCCATACAGGATATCAGTGATAAAAGCAAACTGGAACTATCCTTTATAGCCACCACGAAATGCAAGGACAAAATACAGCATTGTGAAACCTTTCTAAAGAAGAACTCTCTTGGGAATAAAGTTTCAATAACATTCCAGCCTAACCAAGAAATTATACAGTACTTGTCTAAACTGTCTGGTCTTGGACAGATTGAACACAGTACACATACATTGATGGGGCAAGATAATCTAAACAAGGTGTTAATTGTGCAGGGGAAGTCTGAACATAATTTAGGAATGTCAAGTGATTCAGAGGTATGCAATATCTGTGCCATCTGTGTCCTCCCAGAAGGACAAGTCCTGGTAGCAgacgataataataacacaatCAAGCTGCTTGACCAACAGTACCAGGTAGTGAGTCACTGGAGTGCTACTGGCACGCCAGCGGGAATGTGtgagatcacacccagtgaggtggcTGTGACTGTGAATGGTCCAGATACAaacatacatgaggtccagttcaTCACAGTAAACAACAGGCAGCTGGTGATGGGGAAAAAGCTTCAGTTACAACATTTATGTAGAAGTATTGCCTTCCACCAGGATGACCTGTATATTACTTCTTGGACTGCACTGTACAAGTATACACTCAGTGTCAGCAAGATGTATGACGATACATCAGGTTATGAGACAGGTAAGAATAGCACaattatgaaatttatattttaggTTGAATACAAAGATATAGAATGTAGCATCATTGCATTATTCCAGCCACAGTTAAGAATGCAATGTCACGTTAAGTTCATTCAGTGTATAACATGTGTATTATTAAACATTAGTGTGTTTTTAAATTACTGTTACCTTGAGTCAATAGTTTTTGGTGTATTTGACATGTTCAACAATTGAGTATGGACTTGTAAAGAAAACAACCGTCTTTTATAATTGatcaaaaaactatatataatatttcaatttcagaAACAAAAATACGTTCAAGTTACTTATATGTATGGTTGTCATGTAAAATATCtcaatatatgtttcaataacattGTAATCCTGTGTATATGTATGGATAATCTATAATTAGTTCATGTAGTTACATCACCTGACACATTTTTCAGTGTTAGTATTTccttttgtgttgttgttgtagacaTCAATTCTTGAAGCACCAGTCACATGCAAACATCCCAAACATTGAGCGAAAACAAAGCACTGGAACAAAACTTCCTGCCAAACCTAGTTAATGATTATTATTGGATTTTAATGCAGACCTTAATCATTTGTTGcataatttattgtatttaacaatatacaattaaTACAGTTTTAACGAGATTTGTTATCAATTGCTATACATATTATTTACTTGCTTGATGCTACTCTGTATTGCAGTAGACAgttgtgctgtgagtcccacaggggacaagtTGTACATCACTAACCACTCCAAGCACAAGCTTCTTATCCTGGCCAGGGATGGGTCAGTCCTGGTCACCTTTAGTGACCCAGCACTGGCCTGGCCAACTGGAGTAAACGTGACACCTTCTGGGCAAGTGCTGGTATGTGGAGGCCAATACCCCAACTTCTATATCGTACAGTTGGACCGTGAGGGAAGAAGGAAGCTGGCCACTCTTGCTACGGAGAAGGATGGAATGGGTAAcccatggtcagtctgctacaacagacaCACCGCCTGCATAATTGTCGGactttttaacatcaatattatCCAGGTGTTCAAAGCACAATAGTGTTTTTTAACAAGcatcttgttttattattcaGATTATTTAAATTGGCCATGAGAATATGCTGTTCTACATTTAGAGCATTGTGGTATGATACCATAACAATAATAGCATTAATAAAGAGTATATGTGAACATTTTAAGTGCTCTGAATGTATTAAGTTGTTAACTCTAtgaaaattatttgtatatttctaTTTAACTTAACACGTTAAAATGATTTTAGttcagaaaataatttttattatttacctTACATCAAAATCGCACTCGATTTATGTATATTGGCTTTCATGTTTTTAACATACATTACAAACGTATAGAAGATTACTTGAAATTTGTTTAATCCTTGATTTTGaaatatgatgaaaattgttGTTCCTGCTTTGAAAACACCTTTCTTTATAAATTGAAATGACCTTAACTCAGGTTTGGATCAAAATTAATACCAActgaaatgttcaaatattctcttccatttcaattaaatgaataaatgttaATTCAGCATCGGCTAATATGAAAATTATAGCGATGCAGCATTTTACCATTTTGTTAACCCGAGTTTACAATACGAAGCTGTTTGCACAAGATTTTGCACTATCAAAATCAAGACATTTTGTGTGTGCCCTTTATATTTTCCAGagtgtttatttttgcaaatggttttcttaaataaaacaataagagtTTTATCATATACTATACCCTGTTACCTATTTAATAcaaccataaaatattattttaaattacacatgtgtaagacaatatttttaaacgttttcattggcttagttttcgttttttgaccaatcgcattttgttattttgctgaaatgacgttgcaacgtcaaatgacgtcacgaaatgtaatcaatattcgggatttatcattatgtttgcgtaaatatttatttaatttgatcatTTTAAGGCATGTGATTCAAAAGATCCGAGACTtgttgtcatattataccatattttattaaactcgtccaggaaatttgccaaaggctcgcttactaactaaattcctgaactcgtttaataaaatatggtataatatgacaactcgtgccagatcataTATATATTGCATTCTGTGAAATAGTATATATTATAGCATATAGTTCTTCCTCACTCTTCCCTACCCTGATATACATGCACTTACATCATAAACATTCATAGTattgtttttttctataattgatattcaaacattttaaagtaaGGAGTTTCACATAAGCCAAAATTACAACAGTGCATTAATGTAAAATTAGGTAGCTGAAAGAAATACCAATAGTAAGAACCAGtttaattgatcttatttaaaataatatgcaataaacATAAATTGATTACCATTAGTCTTTTGACATGAATTCTCCGGTTTTAAATAGTAATGAAATACAATTCAATCAATTTTAATTAAGTTGGTTATATTCCAAGATAACAATTACATGCATGTACAGGTAAATTAAAGATTTGCTCCCTAACATCTCTAAAACACTGTGACAgtaaacatcaagaataaaattaaaaaatagaaaaaaagtaagtttcaacaggactcgaaccactgacccctggagtcgtGGAGAAAAAGTCTACCactgagaccactcggccatccgtgcttatacaatgactggtgtattttatataagcaatcatcgtagtttcacaaaatataacgacagcaacaggactctccaaattatttaatcgtttcgggCTGCGACGCTTTattatgttcaggtttttaaatcgtcaaaacatgaaTGTTATAGCTCTTTTAGAGcgggttaatgttcagtattactgttttctcacaaacatcataactaaaacgaaaatttgcgaatctgaaacaactgttttaattttgtcaatctaccaaaacgtgaaaaggcccctttaaacctgaACATGGAGTGCTGAAGGTGACAAATAGATATCATCTAGTCAATATCTAGGCCGactttgaatctgggtcacattcAACAAAATACTCGATCACTCATTTCTTAAAATAGCATTGATACCAATTTACAGAACCCATGTATGACTCATTCATGATGCTACCTGAAAATAGTGCCACGTGTACAATGGTGTTTAGGCAtttgtatatgagccttgctctggtaaaacggggcttaatgcgtgtgtgtgtaaagtgtctttctAGATTAGCCTGCCAAGTCAATACaggtcaatcagggacgacattttcggcTTTAATATGATTTTTGCCTTtgtggattgccagtttttataGAATTATGCCCAggtgtttatgttaatatattgacacatACCCATAGCCATTGCAAATGGCATAAATAATCCATTATACAAATATGTACAaacatttttcatatattttcaatTCACATGTTTCTTGTTGAATTTGGCTGTGATGTTTGACTCTTTATTCATATCACAAATGCTatgcattatttaaatttatatcaatCAAGTGGGATCAAGTGTTGGGCCTTATACAAAGTTAGTGTGATCAAGTGTGAGGCCTAATACAAAGTAAGTGTGATAAAGTGTGGGATCTAAAACAAAGTGTGATCAAGCGTTGGGCCTTATACAAAGTAAATGTGATCAAGTTTGGGGTCTTATACAAAGTGAGCATGATTAAGTGTGAGGCCTTAAAAAAAGTAAGCAGGGCTAAGTGTGGGGCCTTGAACAAAGTGTGTGTGTGATCAAATGTGGAGCTTTATACAAAATGTGCGATAAACTGTGGGGCCTCATACAAAGTTAGTATGATTAAGTGTGCGGCGTTATACAAAGTAAGTGTGATTAAGTGTTGGGACGTACTCAAAGTAAGTGTGATTAAAAGTTGGGCCTTATAAGAAGTAAGTGTGATTAAGAGAGTGGCCTTATAAGAATTAATTGTGATTAAGTTTTGGTCATTTTACGAAGTAAGTGTGATTAAGAGTgggttttctttttattttgatttaaacagTGCGTGTAACATGCACATATATAAATGTGTAACATGAACATCTATAAGTATATGGTAAGGTTAGCTTAATTTCTAagcataaacatgtttttgtatgttAGCCATTTATACAAAGTGGATGAATTGGGGATATCTCTTACCTAATAAACATGCACACGAGATAAACAATTGTATCATAACACGTTTTATCATATTATGTGCTGATTTAACTACCTAAAGTTCATTATGTGCTTTTTGTACTTTCTCAAATGTTTGTCCATATTATTCAACAAATCTGACTGTTAATATATGTTGTGTGTTTTCCCATTAATTAATCAAAAACGCTATAATGTATCAATATTTTCTTTCTTCTGTTAGACtgtgttcataaaaaaaatccacaaatacaaacatattgtatttttattttttattgtatgtttataatgttaataCACAAGGCAATTTTTCAGCATTCATATCTTCATTTCATTTTTctaattcattgttattgttaacatttaaaattccttaaaatacatgaatgtttaaattgtCAGTTACATTAATTctctataattataaataacattaaactgGTTCTCAAAACTTTAGAAACCCTGTTTGGTATAGGAAAGCTTTCCGAGACTATAGTGACACTTTTAGTGGTGTTAAGATTATATATAAACTAAAGACCATGTTTTCCAGGTAGATGCAATctgtaatattttgaaaacaaatatatatatatatatatatatatatatatatatatatatatatatatatatatatatatatatatatatatatatatatatatatatatatttatatatatctgtgaatgaaccatcttttttGGGGGATGtggatttcacagtatgtctgcttcattctgcaccgtagctaggcgcacacgcctaAGTCTCcaatgtctgtctgtttgtctgtctgtctgtttgtatgtctgtgtatctggttgttcacgcatatctttctccatatatatatatatatatatatatatatatatatatatatatatatatatatatatatatacaaatatatatatatcctgaAACCAACAAATACCATTCAAGGCAAATTAAAGTGTTTCAACTGATAATTGTGAAAGTGTTATGTATCTCGATTATTGGCATCTTATTGGTACGGATTACTTAGTATGCAATCACTTGTATctattttcaaatcattaatagaaaagataatttatttaaacttcattttgagaaaacagggcttaatgcatatgcattaattgtcatccctgTACCAGAAActctttttaaacgaaaaaagccataaaatcagaaagtgtcgtccttgataaacttgtgcacattgcacaggctaatcagtgtgcacaggctaatctgggacagaaAATCAATATTTCAATGGCTTTCTCCACTACCCTGGTACTTACATCTGTGCACCAACAGCGTCTTATGTCGCGGTCCCCCAATTTGTTGCAGGCATTTGTGGAAACGTCCTGCTATGTGCAAATAATGAAACAGTTAATATACAACTTTTCATAAGTGTTTTACATAGACCAATGACCGTATGGCTCAAAATCAATATACAGTTTACATGATTTCAATTATATGAGGATTGTAAAATATACATGATTGAAAGAGCAGATAAAGACAGAATGATGTATATATAATAGTCAGAACTATTTGCTCTGTTTCTTTATGTCAAAGGCATATCTAATATAATTATACTTGCCTAGCAAACTATTTGTCAGGGACCCCACACTTCAGTACTAAAAAGAAAATGGgcgttaatttaaatataatgctgAACAAAAATGGATACTAGGAGCATTTTAGAAACAAAACACACTAGAAGCACGTAGGAAAAACGTAGTATAACTAATGAGAAATGCCAACGCCCGATAGCTTGCAGTACTGGTATGATCATCCCATTTACTTTATTTGAAAGGTTATATTGACTATAGCACTACGATAGTTGCAAATATAAAGTTCAGTTACAGATAAAAACGTTTGTTGCACTTTTAAAGCCCGTTTATGTAGTGTTTCATTAACGACCACTAAAGTGTTCGTAGTCAGGGCGCACAAATGTATATCATTGGAACATTtgaaaaaatgttcatgaaacacATCGTAAGTCCATTCAAGCAattgttagatttttttaaagctGAATTAAGTAGTTGTTTTTATAATCTGACAATGTACATGCATGTCAAGAGCAGAACGTTTTTATTTAAGTTGGCGACCAAACAATGTAACTAAATTCATATCTTTTTCAAATGTCGATTACGTATATGTTGACCTAGTGGGAATGTTTTATCAGGAAAGTTTTCAACAAGACAAATTCTTTGAGCTTAAGAGAACAACGTTTTTACAACTTAATATCAATATCGAGTGAAGAACACTCAATATAAAGTGTAGATAATCTTCTTATCAAGACAATCTACCGCACATGATGATACTTAATAGATAAAAACTGGCAATTAATCAGACACGGACGTCATTGCAATGCTGTGAGATCTGTGTAAAGCTGTGATTGGGTACGAACGCATACATGATATTACAGGACATGGTTCATAGTGATTAAACTTGTTTGCTTTGTCTCATGTATTTAGTTAGATGTCCAGGACCATTCATATTACTATGCCTGCGTAGTATGCCTATGAATTCGAAAGATGTGTGTGATAGTTTGTAGTAGTCTACTTTTTTCAtgcttcaattttaaaataaagtcatgaaatttatgaaatcattaaaatatattatactaGGATACACGGGCTGACAAAAGGTATATCAATATTATATCTGTGTAGTATTATGAAAGTTTATTAATAAGTAATTACTGTTTAATAAGTCGACAAAAAGTCAAGTTCAACCCATATAAACAATGAACATATATAAAGACAATTATCTCCCACTGGAATTTCAAAAGAACTACAACCAAGTGTTCTCCTATTTTAAGGGTGATATGATAACGTTTATTAACATATGAATTTTAGTAGTGTTTTTAATTTCTATATCATTCCACTTCAATTTTATCTAAATCGTGTGCTTAAGCTATGTAGATGAaaaggaaaacaatatttttccaGATGAAGGGGCTTTTTCAaaaattttgattaaaatgaTTCCAATATTTTCAAATGcttgaaatgtgttttaatttctttgaattttatttgaaaagcaTTCGCCAGTACAATTGAGTACGAAATTAGCAATCGGAGCCTGTAACGATTTTTTGAGTATATATCCTATTGGTTGGCACTTTGATACCATTTTAGATTATAACTGCAATTTCcacatatttatgttttcttgaaataatacaattgtggtgtggtcttgtgctgttGAAAAAGCCAAAGTACCGAAAGCAAACCTCACCTGTTCGGTGTGGCGACCACTAACTAGACTAAATGACTACGAAATACTCGGATGAAACCCCACCTGTTTGGTGTGGCGACCACCAGCTAGAATTAAACACTATGAAGTTCCccgaggaaaccccacctgttcGGTGTGGCGACCACCAACCAGACTCAAACACTGCCAGGTGAGAAGTGTGTTTACAAATCATAGCACTAACCGGACAGCCAACTTGATGTTTACACCTAAAATCAACCTGCTTTTATACAAGTTATTGTCAGTCACGGGCAAATCACGTGGGGTCCGTATCGTTAACGTGATTGTAATCGTTGTGTAGATACGGTAGGGTCCGTGCAGATAACGTGTAGATAACGTGTTGGTCCGTGCTTATACGGTGCTATCCGTGTATCTGCCGTGTTGCTAAAAAAGGTCACTTATTTACCTACATCTTATTCACTGTTTGGTCATTTATATTTCCTATCAAACATGGCAAGTTTTATTTGTTGATTGTGTTGCTCTGGTAGAATACGGCATTTGTGTCCATTCTCTGTCTTTTCCAAATTCATTAgttgagtctcgctctgtgaaaactgggcttactgcatgtgtgtaaagtgtcgtcccctttTGAAGGACGTCTCTTCTTTGTAAAAATCAAGTTTTAgcgaaaagtgccgtcccagactgcacatgctaatctgggatgacacttaacgcatatgcattaggcctggttttATGAGAGCGCAGTTCAATAACTTCATCACATCCGAGTTATATTGCTTGCAAAATTGACCCAGGTGCACTGTGTTCTGTGAATTTTCTTAACCCTGGCCATTTTAACTGTTTCCAGGACTTTTTTCCTTCTGTTAGAATGGCCATTTTTCACAATTGTGGGAAACTCGCAActaaatttttcacaatttcaagatgTTCACGACCCGAAATTTCACAATTTCAAAAAGTTcatgactcaaattttcacaattttagaaagttcaaggcttatttttttttacaattttgaacatttcacttctctttttttcacaaaggggtgagggggggggggcaaggccgcttcacaaaaacaggaaaaaagcgCTGTTATCTGCATAGTATGTTATTCTTTTCCCAAATGCGTTCTTAtctcttgtaaaaaaaaaaaattcaccaaGAGGGTGCTGATGTTAAATGCACAAAGTTTGCACTAGACTTGTTTCTGACAACCTTATTTTCTATGGATGCTCATAGGGCATACTTTGAATTTCATGTTAAGTGCCATTGTAGTGATTTAATATAAACGAATTGCAAATCACACGCCACAAATCCTTGACCTGCCTGGTACATATAATTTTCATGAAATCTAATGAACTTTCATGATGTCacgtgttaaatatttataaaaggtTCATCCTTATGTCAAAAATTGGCGagaacttatttttttaaactgtcttGGTGTTTATTAGTGGTGAGTTGATTAATCAGATCGTCGACGCGTCATCGACGAATTGCTGCTGACGTGACGATGACGATGCAAATATAGAGTCGACGAAAAGTTGACGATTTTTTTACCGCACGGATCAttcgatatatattttttgtgtgtgcaaaagtttaaatgtttaaaaatatactttaagcacTCAGCTCCTAGCATATTCAGCTCcattttttgaaaataacaatagtgcattgtaaccacaacagtaaggttcaatatttcagCGTACATATATAACAactttcaatgttttcaatgaGCTACAAGTACAAGAACAACGAACGCAGACAGCAAAATTAATTCGAAAttatggaggatttacacattacaaatgcaattcctaattgcaataagtaagttttcaatccttattgtcgtatcaaaaacaacggtagtggatccagtgtggctgaaATGTTATCATAGTTTTTCAGGTAAATTTTACAtcatttcgcgacctgtcaaattgtgttcctgaaTCATGTAATGTCAAGGAatcatctttcgtcatatactaagtttaaatgctattgtttctGTTCACCAAtaagttgtatagaacagaaattttcctatttttcaaaacttcattctTGATTATATAATAAAACTGTAAATTtgtaattcgaaagtgaaattcaagcttttcttgctgaataatataaagttaattaataaaattgtcataaattaGTTGAAtgcatattggctttgttattaaGCCTGCGGCCTCatgccaatacggctgtcttcagctcaataacaaagccaatatgaattcaactaattaataacattataaaacaacTCCTTTAAACCTATCAGCGATCGTAATACAGATCTGTATAGCATACTATAGCGGCTATAGCCGATTCATTCAAGATGTCGGTCAGAGAAGAATTTGTTCCCTTTCCTTGTCAAGAAACTATTATCATAAGGTCCTTATTTACGTAGATATTTTCATATTCTTCTGATAATGATCATACAAGTGTTTCTcttgaaataaaaatactttttaaaggtctgttttattttataatctgTATTACTCTTCACTCTGTACAAGATTTGTTGTAGTTATTGGGGTTTAACGCCTTTTTCACACAGTACGTAACATTGCAGCcacaatatttcaaacacaaagcaagatttttaagcatgtattcattattaaatcacaaaacacataaggaatagtcatgataaagttctttttgataaaatatagtaatataatggtattatcaacaaaaacattggttaaatattaaaaacttatttttttgttaaaaaaagttgatTAATCGATTAATCGCTG
Coding sequences within:
- the LOC127863995 gene encoding uncharacterized protein LOC127863995, producing the protein MASFSQSTFDKGSDMVLNVLCSTCEDKKLEIMADFYCESCWKFYCRKCINMHRKLFTKHVPFGRGDMKNWPVAKKVEDFILKCDVHKEEILKMYCDEHSELCCTNCAFLNHRLCQKVTLISDKVKGQSTDLQKLSFSIKTILEEIKKLQDNQEASNQFVQSSFDEQLHTIQETRQNINSALDTIEQKTLKEMKDTLTNLQASSKSDVDKCIRLRDELKQLRNAIQDISDKSKLELSFIATTKCKDKIQHCETFLKKNSLGNKVSITFQPNQEIIQYLSKLSGLGQIEHSTHTLMGQDNLNKVLIVQGKSEHNLGMSSDSEVCNICAICVLPEGQVLVADDNNNTIKLLDQQYQVVSHWSATGTPAGMCEITPSEVAVTVNGPDTNIHEVQFITVNNRQLVMGKKLQLQHLCRSIAFHQDDLYITSWTALYKYTLSVSKMYDDTSGYETVDSCAVSPTGDKLYITNHSKHKLLILARDGSVLVTFSDPALAWPTGVNVTPSGQVLVCGGQYPNFYIVQLDREGRRKLATLATEKDGMGNPWSVCYNRHTACIIVGLFNINIIQVFKAQ